The Vibrio bathopelagicus genomic sequence ATATCTTGAGGCTACTGCTTCTGTATTTTGTAAGCCAATCGATGGAGTGTTTGCCTTATGACCACCGCAGATGGATAACAGCAATCAGTATTGCCATTGTCGCTATTGTTTGTGACCGTGTTCTTGGATTGATCCTGGTTGATGTCCATGAGTTTGTTTTAGGGGCCGTCGTCGCGTTGATCACGCTGGTGGCTTTTGTGAAATATTCGGTGATCGTTGTCCCTCAGGCTCTGCTTGATAAGTTCATACCGGAAAAACAGTCGCACGCAAACTGAATAAAACACTGCTCATAATTAACTAGAGTAGATAGTATTTATAAATTCAATGAATGCTAACTATGGAAAGATATATGAATAAGTGGATTGTACTCTCAGCGTTTTGATCAACTCTATCGCATGCTTCTGCTGAGCTTGCCAGCCAAGATTTATTGTCTAACCATTTTGATGCGTCAGAGTTCTCATCTATGGAAACGCAGCATAGCGTTTGTACCAGCCTTGTCTGTAATTCAATATCCGAGCCACAGTTAGTTCCTGCTGCGGGGGATTTTCCTGAACGCGAATCTAACCCAACGATAGATACGATAGCTAGTGCGATCTACTTCGTGGGAGAGGTAGGCATTGCTGAAAATCTATCGACTCCGGAATATGAGAAATTTTTTGAGAACTAGCTGAAAGGTTACATTTACCGAGAGGCACTTCTTTTTAGTCCTATTACAAAGTACATAAAATGCTGTTATAAAAGGTTCTATCGCATTTAATGATTCGATTACCTGATACATGACGACTAGGACATCCCGATGGAAATATGGAAGTTGCTGCTGTTTATTCCAGCGTGCTTTGCGCTGAACATGACGCCTGGCCCAAATAATCTATTGTCGATGAATAATGCCCGTTGCTATGGCTTTCAAACGGCATTGATCGCGGGGCTAGGCAGAATTGTTGCCTTCTCTGGCATGATTGCGTTGGCGGCATCCGGCTTGGCTGTCGTGCTTTATACCTCTGAAACTTTGTTTTTCCTTATCAAGCTATTTGGCGCGATGTATCTATTATGGATTGCGTTTAACCTATGGCGATCTCAAGCCAGCCCTATCTTAGGTATTGAACGTAATAAAAACAGGCTCGGCCTAGTCAAACAAGAGTTCGCTCTTGCCGCGGGCAACCCAAAAGCGATACTTATCTTTACTGCATTCTTACCTCAATTTGTTGATGTATCAGTCAATGTAAACTCACAGTTCTTCATTCTAGGTGGTACATTCCTAGTGTTAGAACTGCTTGCGATATCTATCTACGCCGCTTTTGGTTTATATCTCAGAAACTGGCTCTCTAAGCCGCAAATGGCAAAACGTTTTAACAAAGCGTGCTCGGTTTTTCTTGCACTATCCGGTGCTAATCTGTTGGTTAGTCGACAGTAGTTTTCGATTTTAATTATCTTGGTGCAGCTTAAAGCAGGGAAGGGAGCTGATGAGTAACAAAGACTTATCCAAAATGGGTTTGGCTAAGGTATCACTGGTCGAACTTAACGGTGAACCTTGCATTCGCAAGCAAGGGGCGGGTGAGGTTGAGATTTCTTTTTACCAACATGCTGCACAACATTTGTCTGGTGTGAATAGCCCTAAGTTATTGGCTGTGGAAGGAAATGATCTCTTTATTGAACATATTCCGCACTCTTTGACATTAAATGAGCTTCAAGCCTCCACAGAGGTGTATCAGCAATTATCTCGTATTCATCAGTGTCCATACTCGCCGAGCTTTACAGTCAAAGAGCACGGTTGGCATGCCCATGGCACCGAAGCTGCATTAGCATCTCTTAATTTACCTCAAGTTACTCAAGACAGCTTACTGTGTATTCAGCAACATAGTGATGCTCTGTTTAACCATAACACCTTGGTCTCTGGGGATGCGAACGAAGGAAACTGGGGCAGGAGAGATAACGGTCAGCTCGTGTTATTTGATTGGGAGCGTTTTGGTTATGGTAGCCCAGCTATTGATTTAGCACCGCTCGTTTCCCGAATGGGTACTTTGTCTGACTATGAGTTTATTGTTGACCAGTACCTGCCTCATAACAGTCTGATTTCGCGTGAAGATTTAATAAGGCAATTGATCATCGCGAAAAGCTGGATCGTAGTCGAAGTCACGAATATATTAGTCGCACGTAACAACCCCGAAGCTTCGAAATACATCCAGTGGTACAGAGAACAAATACCTACTTGGTTGTCTTTAGTTGAAGGCAGATTGTAGTTGAAGGGAGGAGTCATATCTATAAAGGTCTATCTATGAATATTGTCTGTGCGGAAAAACAGGAACTGGCTGAGATTTACCAACT encodes the following:
- a CDS encoding LysE family translocator, with product MEIWKLLLFIPACFALNMTPGPNNLLSMNNARCYGFQTALIAGLGRIVAFSGMIALAASGLAVVLYTSETLFFLIKLFGAMYLLWIAFNLWRSQASPILGIERNKNRLGLVKQEFALAAGNPKAILIFTAFLPQFVDVSVNVNSQFFILGGTFLVLELLAISIYAAFGLYLRNWLSKPQMAKRFNKACSVFLALSGANLLVSRQ
- a CDS encoding phosphotransferase family protein; this translates as MSNKDLSKMGLAKVSLVELNGEPCIRKQGAGEVEISFYQHAAQHLSGVNSPKLLAVEGNDLFIEHIPHSLTLNELQASTEVYQQLSRIHQCPYSPSFTVKEHGWHAHGTEAALASLNLPQVTQDSLLCIQQHSDALFNHNTLVSGDANEGNWGRRDNGQLVLFDWERFGYGSPAIDLAPLVSRMGTLSDYEFIVDQYLPHNSLISREDLIRQLIIAKSWIVVEVTNILVARNNPEASKYIQWYREQIPTWLSLVEGRL